A region of the Terriglobales bacterium genome:
GACCTTGCTCAGATTTTCAGCCGACTGCACCACGCGACGCAGACTATCTTCATCGAGCTTGTTGGTGGTCGAGCGCGCGGTGCGTCCGTTGAAGACAGTGCGCACCGAGACAGCGTGGTTTTCATCCGCAACATTCTGATGAATCATGTTGTTGGCAAAACGCGTCAGTGCGCTGACTCCACCGGAGATATAGACTTCAACCTCGTCGGCAGAAGAAAACTTCCTGATCCGCTCAAAAATCTGGTGGCATTGTTCTTTAGTTAGCATGGGAATTAGCAGTCAGCATTCAGTAACCAGTAATCAAAAGCCATCCCACACGCGCTGGCGCGCGAGTGGGGCACCCGAGTGATGTATCGTCTGACCATAATTATCGTCGTACTCATAAATAATCCGGCCTGCGACTGGTTGAATCTTATGTTGAAACATCAGCTCCCGGCCTTCCCGATCGTGGCTGTGAGCATGCGGCGCAATCCCGATAAGCTGCCGGAAAGTTCCTGGTGTTGTGTCTGGTTGAGAAATTTAAGATCATGGGCCAATAAAAGGTAATAGTCGAGTTCGCTGGCCAATCCCAAGGCTACTCCCAGGAAGCGATGAAGCTCATGGTCCGTGCGTTGCCCGTATCCTTCGGCGATGGTAGCTGCAATTGAGGTGCTGCATCGCCGAATCTGACCGGTCAGCCCGTCGAGCTCCTCTTTCGGGAAGCTAGCGGTCGCAGTATAAATCCTGAGCGTAAGTTGATGGGCTCTCTCCCAAACCTTCTGGTCTTTGAAGTCTTTCATCATTGATCCTCACCAATTCCCACACCAACACGCGCATGTAACGCGGAGGCGAGCATCGTCCCTACGGGACTAAACTCAATTTCTACCGGTACCCAGCGCTTTATTCTAAGGGCTCCGCGGTAAACTGCTGTGCCCTTGCGTCTGGCTCGCGCGCGACAGCGCTCGCCATCCGCTCACCCGCGCGCTGGGCTACTATACGCCCCCCTTACGGGGCTGGAAAGAAACTCTTTTTTACCCAAGAGTGGGTTCTTAGCGAAACTCTGAAGCTGTGCATCTTCATACATGTCTTCTCGTTCTGCGGCCAGTTAATTTCCTTTGTACGCGCTGCCTACTTTTATATTCCTGAATCGTGCCGGGGCGGCGCCGTGTCCGGTGCCCATGGTCTGCATAGGCTGGCCTTTGCCGCAGTTGGGCGTACCCCACAACGTCCACTGGTCGCGCGAGCAGATGGCGTCCATGGAATTCCAAAACTCGGTTGTAATGCCCGAGTACGACGGGTTTTTGATCATGCGTCCGCGCCTGCCATTTTTGATCTCCCAGCCGATCTCGCAGCCGAACTGAAAGTTATAACGCTTATCGTCAATGGACCACGAGCGGTTGGTCTGCACGAAGATTCCGTCATCGGTATCGGCAATAAGTTGTTCCAAGGTCAGCGGCTTCTCGCCGGGAAGGATGCTGATATTGGTCATACGAATAATGGGCAGGCGGTTCCAGCCTTCAGCGCGCATGGTGCCGCCGCTGCGCGTCGCCCCAATGGTGTGAGCGGTTTCGCGCGAGGAAAGATATCCGGTGAATTCACCGTTGCTGATGATGGGAGTGCACTGTGCGGCCACGCCTTCATCGTCGTATGCAAAAGTTCCCAATCCGGGTCCGTGCTGTACGGTGGCATCGGCCACCACGTTCACAAGATCGCTGCCATAACGCAGGTTACGCAGTTTATCGAGAGTAAGGAATGATGTGCCGGCGAAGTTGGCTTCCATGCCCAGCACGCGGTCCAGCTCAATGGGATGGCCGACGGATTCGTGGATCTGCAATCCAAGCTGCGAAGAATCCAGGATGATGGTCGCTCTTCCCTCCGGACACTGCGCTGCCTGGTGCAACGCGACCGCCTCTTCCCCTATGCGACGCGCGTTCTCGACCAGCTTCAGCTCTTCAATCAGCTCGTAACCTTTGTTCTGGTACTGCCCGCCGAAAGAGTTGGGATAAGAACGCTTCTGGATCTCGCTTCCTTGAAACGAATAGGCCGCGTAGCCGGCCCCGCTGATAAAGCGCAACTGGTGGATATCTGCGCCTTCGGAGGAATAAAACCACTGCTCGTAGCGGCGGAACTGCAGATTGGTTTCAGCTAAAGTTACGCCCGTAACCGAGAGCAGTTCCTTATCAACCTTCAGCAGCAGATCAATGTTCTGCTCGACTGAAATCGTAAAAGGATCAATCTTGTAGTCGCAGGTCCAGTCGGCGACTGCGGGTTTTTCCGGCGCCAGGCGCAACTCGCCGCCTTTCACCATTGCCGATGCCTCGGCAATCGCCACCGCCTTCGCGGCGGCGGCTTCCACAGCTCTTTGCTCCAGGGAATCGCTGGCGGCGAACCCCCAGCTTCCCTTGGCGATTACGCGGATACCAATGCCCAGCGATTCGGAGTCGGAGGCCTGGCCTACGCGGCCATTCTTGGTGGAAAGGAGGCGCTGGCGCTCATCCACGATGCGCGCGTCGGCGTAGGTGGCGCCACGTTGCGCGGCGGTATCCAGGGCCCAGGCGGCGATGTTTTTCATCACCCGAGATGATAAATGATTCCAAGCCAGGAATTAAACCGCAGAGGGCACGGAGGAGCGCAGAGGCTTGGGAAGTCGGGAGTACGATTTACGATTTACGATTTACGATTTACGATTTACTTTCAGCTTAACAATCGTTTTTGCAAAATCGCAAATCGTCAATCACAAATCGTAAATCGTCAATCCCTCAATTCCAGCCCTTGCTCTGCCGCAGTGAGGTAATGTGAGCGACGTGATGGCGTCCGTGCCATGCATAGAGGGCGAGAACCTGCTCCAGAGGCCAGGTTTTGTTCATTGCAGGATGAAAGTACGTCCGCTTCCACTCCTGCTCTTTCAAAGATTTCAGCAGATTGACCCAGCGCACGTGCAACGACTCCAGCAGTTGCAGGGAGACCTCAGTGGGCGTGCTGATATCGGGGAGCAGGGCCCACCTGTCTTCCTCATACGGTTTGATGGTAGGGTTGTCTTCGGTGAGCGCCAGCTTAAAGCGAATATACGCATTCATGTGGCTTTCGGGCACGTGGTGCACAACCTGGCGCACCGTCCATCCGCCCTCGCGGTAGGCGGTGTTGATTTGTGGCTCACTCAACCCTTTGACCGCAACCCGCAGGCGCTGGGGGGCCTCTACAATTGCGGCAATCCACTCCTGGCGCTGCGGTTCGCTGATGCTGGCAGGTGCTTCAAACTTGCCTATGGGATAACGCGGGTCGGTTGCTTGTGCCTGTGCCATGTATTCCTCCTTGGTCGGTTGTGAGCTTGAAAATAACCAGATTCTGCATAGCGAGTACAGGATTCAAATTCTTGTCCGTTTCCCCCACCGCACTGTGAAACAAACAATGAGCCAGAAATAGTGCCATTTTTTGTCATCGGCTTTGGACCATGAATCCCTTTTCAGATTTCTGAGCTGCTATCAACTCCCTGGCACCGAGTTGCGCTATTGGGCGCAACCTGAATGGTTTCTGTGTGCTAGATGCCACAGTAGCTCTGCTAGGCCAACATCTAACTCCTTCAAAAAGCAAGGTTTTGAGTCTGGCAAGGCGCTTGCATATATCTGTAAAGAGCCTTTTGAATAGCGCCAAATTGTCAATCCAGATTCGCAAAGAACTTTAGAGGTCGGGGGTGACTTAATGAAGCATAAATTCACGGCAACAGAAAAATTCACCACAACAGAAGTGGCGACATTTCGGCGCGAGCTGTCGAAGCGCGACTTGGACTGGCTCCAGACTGCCGAAATTATAAAAGCATTTATCGTCCAGCATGGCTACGGTGTTTCGCCGGAAACGGCCCTGGCAGCGGCTCGCAGGATTGAAGGCATCGGTTCCAATGCGGACTCTCTTCACACAGAGCTTGAGAGATTGGCCCTGGTGATGTAAGTCCGGGCATTTTTGAAACCCACCAATAAACAGGCGGTCCGTGTGGGCCGCCTGTCCTTCCATTAAAAAATCAAGCTGTGAGCTACCAGCTTCTAGCTGTTATTGGATTATCAAGGACTCGGATATCCCACCTCGCACCACAAGTGGTAATCAGAAATAACTTATGCGGGAGAACAATTTGTATAGGCAGGATGCCCACGCAACAGCCGACGAGGACGCCGGCGCTACTAAGAAGAACAGGCGGTCTTTAAGAGACCGCCTGTCTGCTCAATGCTTTGTTTTGGCTGAGTGCTGACTGCTTCTTTTACGTTCCCTCTGACCAGCTCGCCAGGTATTCTTCCTGCTCCGGGGTGAGGCGGTCAATCTTCATGCCCATGGATTCCAGCTTCAACTTGGCCACGCGTTTATCCAGCTCTTCGGGAACGGGGAAGACTTTGTGTTCCAGGGTCTTGTGGTTCTTCACCAGATACTCAACCGAGAGCGCCTGGTTGGCAAAGCTCATGTCCATCACCGAAGCCGGATGTCCTTCGGCAGCGGCCAAATTGATGAGACGGCCTTCACCCAATAGATAAATCTTGCGGCCATCCTTGAGCGAGTATTCATCCACGAATTCGCGGGTCGCGCGCTTGGAAGAGGCCATCTTCTCCAGCGTGGGGATATCAATTTCCACATTGAAGTGGCCGGAGTTAGCCACGATGGCGCCGTCTTTCATCAGTTCAAAGTGCTCTTTACCGATAACGCTCTTGTTGCCGGTGACGGTGACAAAGATATCGCCGATCTTGGCAGCCTCGCTCATAGACATAACTCGGTTACCGTCAAGCACGGCTTCAATGGCGCGGGTGGGGTTGATTTCGGTGACGATTACATCGGCGCCCATTCCTTTGGCACGCGAGGCCAAACCTTTGCCGCACCAACCGTATCCGGCGACCACGAACTTGGAGCCGGCGATCAGCGTATTGGTGCAGCGGATTACGCCATCAATCGTGCTCTGGCCGGTGCCGTAGCGGTTGTCAAACATATGCTTGGTATCGGCGTCGTTGACCGCGATGATGGGATACTTGAGCACTCCATCCTTGGCCATAGCGCGCAACCGGATGACGCCCGTGGTGGTCTCTTCGGTGCCGGCGATGATGCCGGAGACCACATCCTGCCGCTTGGTAAGCGCAATGGTTACCAGGTCGGCGCCGTCATCCATGGTGATATGCGGCTTGTGATCGAGCGCCGCCAGGATGTGGCTGTAATAGGTGTCGTTGTCCTCGCCCTTGATGGCAAAGACGGAGATGTTGTAGTCGCGCACCAACGATGCCGCCACGTCATCTTGCGTGGAAAGCGGGTTGGAAGCGCACAGCACCACGTCGGCGCCACCATCGCGCAGCGTGATGGCCAGATTGGCGGTTTCCGTTGTCACGTGCAGGCAGGCCGAGATGCGCATGCCCTTCAACGGTTCGTTTTTAATGAAGTCTTTGCGGATGTTCTGCAATACCTTCATGGACTGGTTGGCCCACTCAATGCGTCTTTTTCCTTGATCGGCCAGATCCAGATTTCTTACATCGCTCTTGACTTGCGTCACAGTCGCTGGAGACATAGTGTGATTGTTTTCCTTCTTCTTAACTTTTGTACTGACCTTCGTAGACATAAAGTTGTCTTATTTTAACTTTTTACCGGTTCCGGGGGTAGGAAATAGAGAGAGCCTTTACAGCATTTTCACAATCGCGTGCAAGTTCATCCGAGCACAATTTCTGTTGTGCACAAGTTGTCTAAATTTTTTCGGATTTTAAGCAACTGCAACATTGATGGCATCAGAAGGCCGGCGAAAAAATCCGCCGGCCTCCGAGATAAAACTATTATTTGCCAACCGTCACAGGAGCGCCAGCTTTCAGGCCGGCCTGCTCGCGCAGAGTGGCAGCCTTGTCGGTGGCTTCCCAGGTGAAATCCTTATCGTTGCGGCCGAAGTGGCCATACGCGGCCGTCTTGCGATAAATAGGCCGGCGCAAATTCAAGGATTCGATAATGCCCTTGGGCGTAAGCTGGAAGTTCTTGCGAACCAGCTCTTCGATCTTCTCTTGCGGAACCGTGCCGGTGCCGAAGGTCTCCACCAGAACGCCGACGGGCTCAGCCACGCCAATCGCGTAAGCAAGCTGCACTTCGCAACGCTCGGCCAATCCGGCTGCAACCACGTTCTTGGCGATGTAGCGCGCCATGTAGGCTGCGGAGCGGTCCACTTTTGTCGGATCTTTGCCGCTGAAGGCGCCGCCGCCGTGGCGGCCCATGCCACCGTAGGTATCCACGATGATTTTGCGTCCGGTCAGGCCGGTATCACCCATCGGACCACCCACAACAAAGCGGCCGGTGGGGTTGATGTGGTACTTGGTGTCTGCGTCGAGGAACTTGGCCGGAATCGAGGCCTGGATGACGTGCTGCAGGATATCGGCATGCAGCTTCTTGTTGTCTACATGCTCGGAGTGCTGCGTCGAGACCACGACGGCATCCACTCGCACGGGCTTGCCGTTTTCATCATATTCAACTGTTACTTGGGATTTGCCATCAGGACGGAGGTAATCGAGTTTGCCGCTCTTGCGCATCTCGGTGAGTTTCATAGTGAGCTTGTGGGCCAGCGAGATGGGCGTGGGCATGTAATCTTCATTTTCATTACAGGCGTAGCCGAACATCATGCCCTGGTCGCCGGCGCCGCCGGTATCCACACCCATGGCGATGTCGGGCGATTGCGCATGAATCGAGCTGATGACCGAGCAAGTGTTGGAATCAAAACCATAGGAAGCGTCGGTATAGCCCACCGAAGTCACCGTGCCGCGCACGATGGCGGGGAAATCCACGTAAGCTTCCGTGGTGATTTCACCGGCTATGATCACCACACCGGTGGTGGTCAGGGTTTCGCAGGCAACGCGGCTGTAGGGGTCTTTCTCCAGACAGGCGTCGAGGATGGCATCGGAAATCTGGTCGGCAATCTTATCGGGATGACCTTCCGTCACCGATTCAGAAGTAAATAAACAACGCTTTTTGGAAGCCAAAGTTGGAGCTCCTTAATTTAAGAATATTGAGAACACATAATAGCGGACACCTTGGGACCGCAGAGAAGGGAGTGTCTCGAGTCTTTACAAAGTTAACATTCTAATAACACTTAGGGCAATGATTTGCGCTCAAAAGCGGCTCCAGTGGGTTAAACGGGCGAGATTTGACATTGAGTGGAGCGCAAAACAGTTGCGCCATCCCCGGTTGCTAGTTTGCTAGGACTGCTTTTCACCGCTTCAGGCCACGCGCATTGAAAGTCAGGGTTTTGACTCTCTCACTGCCGGAAACCGGGATGGGAACCCCGTTGTGTACCACCGTAATCCCACCGGCATTGCCCGTCTTAAGCACCAGCTCTTGCCTTGCGCGGATGGTGCGCTCCTCGCCTGCAGGAATTACAACGTTCATCACTCGCTCGCCATCTGAGACCACATTGACCCAGCTAGTCTCTTTGGCCTGGATCTTGACGGTAAAGATGCCTTTCCTGATAGGAGCTTGAGCCGCGTTTGGGGCAGAAGGGGTTGAGGAATTCGCCACCGGCTGGGCTGGCAAATTTGCCGGATTGGCGGTTGTGATGGGCGGCGGATCGGCTTGCGCGGAGGCGTTATTCGCTATCGCGGCCTGGGTAGTCTGGGGCTGGTCCGCATCTTCGGAAATGCGGGGGCGGCTCTTCCAGTAGAACCATGCGATAAATCCGCCAACCAGCAAAATCACGGCGAGCACCACCCAAAAACGGTTGCGGCGGCGTATAGCGTCGTCGCTGGGCATCACGGGTGGCTTTACCCACGATGTGGGAGGCGGTTGCAGGGCGGCGGGCTGATCGTAGTTGGCCGAAGCCGCTAGAAAGTCGTTAACTGCCTGCTCTTCATCCAGGCCAAGGTATTTGGCGTAGGCGCGCACAAATCCTTTGTTAAATATACCTCCGGGAAGCTGATCAAACCGTTCCTGCTCCAGGGCAACCAGATTGCGCTTGCCGATTTTGGTGGATTCGGCGATCTCTTCCAGCTTGACGCCGCGCATTTCGCGCTCACGCCGCATACGCTCGCCAAAGGAAGCGGGAGCGGCCTTGGATGGCTGTGGATCCTGCGGATCCTGTGATTGTTCCGTCATTTGTTCCCTGTACGCTGGTATGGACGAACGCGGCGCAGCAAATTCAAGGGCTACCTCAAGAACAAGGGAAGATTGCGCCCATCATAGGTAGGCTGCTCCATGCTGTCAACTGAAAAGCAGTATTCAGCAGTCAGAGTCAGCCCCGGAAGCGGCATTTACATAGGGTTTAGAGATATTAGCCGCCCCGCAAAGCATGAATAAAACGCCAAAAGCTCATTCGCAGATTCATCATGTTTAGGGGCAAAGTGCTGAAATGCTGCTTTCTAAGGTGAAACTCCTGCTAATGGCCTATATTCACCCGGATAACCTTTTCTTGCCCATAGGAATTGCGACCGATATAATACGCGCCACGTGGCGTTTTGCCCCCCTTTGGACCACGAAGGAAACCCATTCGATGAGCGAGGCCCCAGAAGATCGCCGTCAACTCCCAGAGTTGAGCATCTTCCATGATGTGGCGAAGGCTCTGACATCCAGTTTGAATTTGGACTCGGTGCTGCAGACCATCATGGAAAAGATGGCGGAATACTTCCGTCCCGATACCTGGTCCCTGTTGATGGTGGATGAGATGACCGATGAGCTTTACTTTGCCATCGCCGTCGGCGACGCCTCCGATTCGCTCAAATCCGTCCGCCTGAAGATGGGCGAAGGCATTGCGGGATGGGTGGCCAAGCACGGCGAGCAGCTTATTGTGCCTGATGTCTACACCGATCCCCGCTTCGCCAAGCGCATTGACGCTATGACCAAGCAGCGCACCAGCTCCATGATCTGCGTTCCCCTGCGGGCCAAGCACCGCACCCTGGGCGTGATCCAGCTCATCAACTGCGTGCTCGATAACTTTGGCGACCGCGAGCTCTTCTTTCTGCAGGCCATCTGCGACTATGCCGCCATCGCCATTGAGAATGCCCGCTCCATGGAACGCATCCAGGAGCTCACCATTACGGATGACTGTACCGGCCTCTACAACGCCCGTCATCTCTATAAGACGCTGGAATCCGAGGTCTATCGCTCCGCCCGCTTCGGCCACGAGTTTAGCGTGATCTTTATTGACCTTGACCACTTCAAGAGCGTCAATGACACGCATGGCCACCTGATCGGCTCTAAGCTGCTGGCCGAAATCGGATATTTCATCAAGTCGCACCTCCGCCTCATTGATTACGCCTTCCGCTATGGCGGTGACGAATTCGTGATCCTTTTGCCCCAGACCAGCAAAGAAGCCGCCCTGGTTGTGGCCCGGCGCCTGCTCGATTCCCTGCGCGAGAGCGAATTTCTTAAAGCTGAAAACTTGAACCTCAATATCCGCGCCAGCCTGGGATTGGCCACTTACCCCGACGACGCCAAGAGCGCCCACGAGATCATCCGCCAGGCCGACGAGATGATGTATACCGTCAAAAACTCCACTCGCGACAACATCGCCGTCGCCCAGCAGGGGTTGCTGAAATAGCATCAGAAATCAAGACTGTTTATTGTTTCCCGGAGCCGCGCCACTGAACCGGAGAGCACGAGTTTTGTGAAACCAGTTCGTCCATTAATGTACGAGGCAAGTCATTACGACGCGTCGAAGCTGCTTGCCGAGTGGCACTGGCTCGTACCCGCTGTGCATACGCCGCTATTCATTTCAGCTTTCGGAGACTGGGTACTGGGCGCCCCTGACGGTAGTTTATGGGTGCTCTCCGTATTAGACGGAGACTATTTCATGGTCGCCAAGAATTCCGACGAATACAACTCCCTGAGTAAATCATCTGATTGGGTAGATGAGACTTTTATTGCTAGCTGGCTCAGCATAGCAGCTTCTCATGGTCTAAATCCAAGCAAGGATGAATGCTTAGGCTGGAAGATTCATCCCCTTTTTGGCGGCAAGTTTGAAGTTTCAAACCTACAAGTGTTCAGCATGTTCGTATATCAGTCCCTCATGGGCCAGCTTCATCGTCAGATACGGGAACGGCAGCCGTCGTCCAGCAAGGGCTGTTGAGGCTGGAAATCTCCTCCGCATCTCGGCGCCCTCCGCGGTTATTTTCGAACATTCAAGAACTGAGTGCTGATTGCTGAATGCTCGTTAATGCGGCCGCGATTGCAGTACTGGCGTGTCGTCTGTCCCGGCAGGGGTCGTTTTAGGCTGCACCGGGGTCCAGGCGGAGGGGTTTTGCGGGGCTGAAGGGTCAACCCCAAAATCCCATACAAAAAGGTTCATCTGTTTTTCTGCCAGCATCTCGGCCACGGCATATTCGCCCGGCTTCAGCGACGCCGCAGGAGTCACCTTGATCCATTCGCTGGTCACCTGCTCAACCTGCGTAGAGATTAAGTTCTCCTGCTGGCTCATCGTGCCGTAAAACATGATCTTCAGGTTTCCAATCACGCGCGAGTCTTTTTTCTTTTCCAGTTGCACAATGCGGAAGCGCTGGGCCAAGTCAGGGAGTTTTTGTTTTTTGGTATCCGATTTGTTGGCATCCGGTTTGTTCGCATCCGGGGCGGTGTCATCGGTGGCGACGCTTTCATTGATATCCAGGTAGATGACCGGTTGTGTGGAATGCGCCTGCACCCTGCCCCTTGCTCCTGGGATCTCAATCGTCTGTTTTGTGGAGAGCGAAATCGGATTGATGGCCGCGCTTAGAATGGTGCGTCCCATGTCCTTGTGGATCTCGCCGCCGCTCTGCACCAGTTCAACAAGCTCCGGCCTTTCCTGATAAACGTCCAGCAGGTATACGCCACCGGTGTCCGGCAGTTGCACCCCCGGCGCGACTACCGGTGTTTTGGCCTCCTGGGCCTTGCGCTCCGCCTCGTCTTCCGCTGCAAGACGCTTTTCTTCCGCGCTAATCCCCTCCTGCAACTCCTGCTCATACTTTTCCGTCGCCGGCCAATCAATCAGCGAGGTAGGCAGCTCTTCCCATTCATAGCGTTCGGCGCTGAAGTAGCGCACGCGGTCGCCCTTGACCTCCCAGCGCACCGCAGATTGGTAGCTGCCGTCTTTCAGGATCAGGCGCTTACTGCGCGCCTGGCCATGTAGGGCCGGGGAAAACAAAACCCCCGCCCCCAGCAGAAGCACGAGGGCCACAACACGCAATGCGAAGCTGGAAACCCGCGGCATAGATATACAAATCATAACGCCTGAAACCCCGGCCTTGGTATGTATCTGTTTTAGATTTAGATGCGTTATTGCTTTCCAGAATCACTTAACAATTCCATCCCCCCTATTTTTGAGGGACTTAACCCTGTCCCAATCTTTTTACAAGAAATTCCTTGACAATAGTGTTTACAAGACACATTATTAGTGTTGTACAGACACTTAATAAGGAGGCCCAAGACAATGTTTAGATTCATCAAGGTTCCACCCACCACCTACGTCTTGCATTACACGGGCGGCAAGCTGAAGCGGGAGGGCGCCGGCCTTTTCTTCTTCTATTACACGCCCACGTCAACCATCATCACCGTGCCGCTGGCGAGCGCCGATGCGCCATTTGTCTTTGCCGAATCCACGGGCGACTTTCAATCCGCGACGATTCAAGGACAGCTTACCTACCGGGTCTCAGACCCAAAACGGCTGGCTGGTCTGCTGGATTTCAGCGCGAACCCCTTCTCCGAAGCCCCGCTCAAGTTGCCAGAGCGTCTTCTGCATACGACGCAAACCCTGACGCGCACGGTAACCCAGCGCATGAGCTTGCGCGAGTTGCTGGTCAGTTCTGATCGGCTTCGGGAGGAGGTCTTGAAAAGCCTGAAAGAGTCCGAGACCGCCTCCACCTTGGGAGTTGAGGTGCTTGGGCTCTCCATTCTTTCCATCAAACCCACGCCGGAGATGGCCAAGGCCCTTGAAGCCGAGGCCCGCGAGGCCCTGCAGCGCCGCTCCGACGAGGCGATCTATGCCCGGCGCAACGCCGCTGTGGAACAGGAGCGGCTGATTAAGGAAAGCGAACTCAATACCCTGATTGCAGTTGAGGAAAAGCAACGGCAAATCCGGGAAACCAAAATGGCGGCTGAGATTGCCGTAGAGGAGCAACGCGCCAAGCTGATTGACCACCGCGTGCAAAACGAGCGCAAGGACGCCGACAGCCGCGCCTATGCTCTGACGCAAATCCTCAAGCCCATTCGCGAAGTGGATTGGCGTTCGCTGATGCTGCTGGGTGGAGGAGGAGCGGGCGATCCGCGAACATTGATTGCCATGGCCTTTCAGGACCTGGCCAACAACGCGCAGAAGATCGGGGAGCTGAATATTTCTCCTGACCTTTTGCAATCGCTGCTCACTTCAAACCGGAAGTGATTTATGTACGAGAAAATTGTTGTCATCACCAGAAAAACCCGGTTGCAAGAGCTGATTGAACGCTTCAACACTCACGCTCAGGCAAAGTTTTACATCGAGCACGCGGGTGGAGACTTTGCCGACTATGAGCAGGAGCACGGCAACTACGAACACGCACTGCAGCAGACGCAGAGAGCGCTGGAGCTTGGGCTGAAGCTGCAGTGCGTGGACCGTTCTTTTGTTCCTACATTTCTGTTCACGCCCAAAGACGTGATTGTCACACTGGGGCAAGATGGGCTGGTCGCTAACACCGCCAAATATGTGGACGGCCAGCCCATCATTGCCGTCAATCCTGACCCCAGCCGCTTTGATGGCGTGCTGCTTCCCTTTCTCCCTAAAGACGCCTGCGCGGCGGTGCACAATCTGATGGAAGGCAAGCAGCGCGTTCGTGCCGTGACTCTAGCTGAAGTTCAATTGAACGACAGCCAGCGCCTGCTGGCCTTCAACGATCTTTTTCTTGGGGCACGCACGCATATCTCTGCCCGCTATCGCCTCACTTGGCAAGGACACGCCGAGCCGCAGTCATCGAGCGGCGTCATCGTCTCTACCGGTGCGGGCAGCACGGGGTGGATGTCCTCGGTATTCAACATGGCGTCGGGTGTCGCCCAGTTCGCTGGCGGCAAAGCTCCTACGGGCTTGAAAATGACCTGGGAAGATCCGCGGCTGTTGTTCGTCGTCCGCGAACCGTTCATCAGCCGGCACTCGCAGGCAAATATCGTCGCCGGCTTAGTCACTCCTGAGCACAGCCTCTGCTTGGAATCGCTGATGCCCTCGGGAGGCGTAATCTTCAGCGACGGCGTCGAAGCCGACTTCCTGGAATTTAACTCGGGCGCAATTGCCACGATTCATGCAGCGGCCCAAAAGGCTCAGCTCGTTATCGGGTAAAGTAGACATGATGCGAGTCACAGTTGACTTGGTGATCTTCACCATTCACGAAAACGAATTGAAGATACTGCTGGTGAAGCGGGGCATCGAGCCCTTCGCCGGCGCTTCGGCCCTTCCGGGCGGCTTCGTGCATGAGAACGAATCGCTGGAAGCGGCGGCGCTGCGCGAATTGCAGGAAGAAACCGGAGTCAAAGAAGTCTATCTGGAGCAGCTCTACTCCTTCGGAGATCCGGGCCGCGACCCGCGCGGGCGGGTAGTCACAATTTCCTACTATGCTTTGATCTCTCCTGACCAGTCTCTCCGCGCCGGGACTGACGCCGCCGACGCGCGCTGGTGGCCGGTCTCGAAGCTACCGCCGCTGGCCTTCGATCATCGCAAGATCGTAGACTACGCCGTAGAACGCCTGCGCAACAAACTGGAATACACCACCGTAGGATTCCAGCTCCTACCCGCCAAGTTCACGCTCACAGAACTGCAGCGGGTCT
Encoded here:
- a CDS encoding four helix bundle protein, whose amino-acid sequence is MMKDFKDQKVWERAHQLTLRIYTATASFPKEELDGLTGQIRRCSTSIAATIAEGYGQRTDHELHRFLGVALGLASELDYYLLLAHDLKFLNQTQHQELSGSLSGLRRMLTATIGKAGS
- a CDS encoding TldD/PmbA family protein yields the protein MKNIAAWALDTAAQRGATYADARIVDERQRLLSTKNGRVGQASDSESLGIGIRVIAKGSWGFAASDSLEQRAVEAAAAKAVAIAEASAMVKGGELRLAPEKPAVADWTCDYKIDPFTISVEQNIDLLLKVDKELLSVTGVTLAETNLQFRRYEQWFYSSEGADIHQLRFISGAGYAAYSFQGSEIQKRSYPNSFGGQYQNKGYELIEELKLVENARRIGEEAVALHQAAQCPEGRATIILDSSQLGLQIHESVGHPIELDRVLGMEANFAGTSFLTLDKLRNLRYGSDLVNVVADATVQHGPGLGTFAYDDEGVAAQCTPIISNGEFTGYLSSRETAHTIGATRSGGTMRAEGWNRLPIIRMTNISILPGEKPLTLEQLIADTDDGIFVQTNRSWSIDDKRYNFQFGCEIGWEIKNGRRGRMIKNPSYSGITTEFWNSMDAICSRDQWTLWGTPNCGKGQPMQTMGTGHGAAPARFRNIKVGSAYKGN
- a CDS encoding putative metal-dependent hydrolase, which translates into the protein MAQAQATDPRYPIGKFEAPASISEPQRQEWIAAIVEAPQRLRVAVKGLSEPQINTAYREGGWTVRQVVHHVPESHMNAYIRFKLALTEDNPTIKPYEEDRWALLPDISTPTEVSLQLLESLHVRWVNLLKSLKEQEWKRTYFHPAMNKTWPLEQVLALYAWHGRHHVAHITSLRQSKGWN
- the ahcY gene encoding adenosylhomocysteinase, which codes for MSTKVSTKVKKKENNHTMSPATVTQVKSDVRNLDLADQGKRRIEWANQSMKVLQNIRKDFIKNEPLKGMRISACLHVTTETANLAITLRDGGADVVLCASNPLSTQDDVAASLVRDYNISVFAIKGEDNDTYYSHILAALDHKPHITMDDGADLVTIALTKRQDVVSGIIAGTEETTTGVIRLRAMAKDGVLKYPIIAVNDADTKHMFDNRYGTGQSTIDGVIRCTNTLIAGSKFVVAGYGWCGKGLASRAKGMGADVIVTEINPTRAIEAVLDGNRVMSMSEAAKIGDIFVTVTGNKSVIGKEHFELMKDGAIVANSGHFNVEIDIPTLEKMASSKRATREFVDEYSLKDGRKIYLLGEGRLINLAAAEGHPASVMDMSFANQALSVEYLVKNHKTLEHKVFPVPEELDKRVAKLKLESMGMKIDRLTPEQEEYLASWSEGT
- the metK gene encoding methionine adenosyltransferase → MASKKRCLFTSESVTEGHPDKIADQISDAILDACLEKDPYSRVACETLTTTGVVIIAGEITTEAYVDFPAIVRGTVTSVGYTDASYGFDSNTCSVISSIHAQSPDIAMGVDTGGAGDQGMMFGYACNENEDYMPTPISLAHKLTMKLTEMRKSGKLDYLRPDGKSQVTVEYDENGKPVRVDAVVVSTQHSEHVDNKKLHADILQHVIQASIPAKFLDADTKYHINPTGRFVVGGPMGDTGLTGRKIIVDTYGGMGRHGGGAFSGKDPTKVDRSAAYMARYIAKNVVAAGLAERCEVQLAYAIGVAEPVGVLVETFGTGTVPQEKIEELVRKNFQLTPKGIIESLNLRRPIYRKTAAYGHFGRNDKDFTWEATDKAATLREQAGLKAGAPVTVGK
- a CDS encoding RodZ domain-containing protein, with amino-acid sequence MTEQSQDPQDPQPSKAAPASFGERMRREREMRGVKLEEIAESTKIGKRNLVALEQERFDQLPGGIFNKGFVRAYAKYLGLDEEQAVNDFLAASANYDQPAALQPPPTSWVKPPVMPSDDAIRRRNRFWVVLAVILLVGGFIAWFYWKSRPRISEDADQPQTTQAAIANNASAQADPPPITTANPANLPAQPVANSSTPSAPNAAQAPIRKGIFTVKIQAKETSWVNVVSDGERVMNVVIPAGEERTIRARQELVLKTGNAGGITVVHNGVPIPVSGSERVKTLTFNARGLKR